From the Apus apus isolate bApuApu2 chromosome 4, bApuApu2.pri.cur, whole genome shotgun sequence genome, one window contains:
- the LOC127383469 gene encoding dual specificity protein phosphatase 13-like: MSGADGLGPQGSEGTGACTGDVSSLKEIEQLLNTGRPCNHVDEVWPNLFLGDLVTAHNRFVLWKMGVTHVLNAAHGTAYSHGGQDFYGATIDYYGVPAHDLPSFDISQFFFSAAQFIHNALNTPGAKILVHCAVGVSRSASLVLAYLMINHHLPLVEAIKTVKEHRWISPNRGFLKHLQNLDVQLRQRKDG; this comes from the exons ATGTCTGGGGCGGACGGGCTGGGCCCTCAGGGATCCGAAGGCACTGGGGCCTGCACGGGGGACGTTTCTTCCCTTAAAGAAATTGAGCAGCTCCTGAACACTGGGCGGCCTTGCAACCACGTTGATGAAGTATGGCCTAATCTCTTCTTAGGAGATCT AGTAACAGCTCACAACAGATTTGTTTTGTGGAAGATGGGTGTCACCCATGTTTTAAATGCTGCCCACGGCACCGCGTACAGCCACGGAGGCCAGGACTTCTACGGAGCAACCATTGATTACTATGGTGTACCAGCCCATGACCTCCCAAGCTTTGATATAAGCcagttctttttctctgcagcacagtttATCCACAACGCCTTGAACACGCCAGGAG ctaAAATTCTGGTACATTGTGCAGTTGGAGTAAGCAGGTCAGCTTCCCTAGTCCTAGCATATCTCATGATAAATCACCACCTCCCATTGGTTGAAGCCATCAAAACAGTGAAGGAACATCGATGGATTTCACCCAATCGTGGCTTTCTGAAACATTTGCAAAATCTGGATGTTCAGCTACGGCAAAGGAAGGACGGCTGA